The genome window GAAGCCAATGCTAATACGGGTAAAAGTCATTCTCTCTCGCAAGAAAGCAACATAAGCGATCCAAATGATTTTGCAGGCCACACTCTGGAATACATTGAACATACAAAGAGTTCCGGAGAAATTATTCCACCCGAGTGTCATGAAATTGAAAAGCCATCACCAGTACAGACTGAAGTGGATCAAAGCCCCTTGCACGAGGGCGTCTTATCTGATACTTTCGTGTCTGTTCATCCCCAACAGCCAGAGCAATCTGACAAAGAAATTGCTCGAAGTTTTGACCGTATAAGCTCTGTGGATACTCTGGACAATTTACCCCTCTATAGCAGACCTCAACCTACGGTAACACACCGAGATATGCCCAAATCTCCCGCTACCAGAAGCTATTATGCTTATGATGGTAGTGCCTCTTCTTGTGATGGGGATAGTCAAGTACCTAGCAAGTTTTCGCAACAAGTTGGGTGGAAATTCGAGAATGCAAAACTCAAAATTCCTGATGAATTTCGATCAGATGACGAGTGTAAGGAGGATAGCGTGCTGAGCAGGAAGCCGAGGACTCACCATCCCGCAAAGAATTGCTCTCAGGCGTTACCACGAAGGATGCATCGAGCTGGAGAAGGCCGCAGCCAGAATCAAGATAAGTGGGCTGAACCTAGAAGACGTGATCAAACCTTTGGACATAGGAGGCAATTGATGACAGACACGAGTCATGGACACGGGAGCCCTTCAGCGTTATGGCAAAATGATTTTCGTCATCATTCGAGCTTTTATCCATCGAATATGCCCCCGTATGCAGACCGGGAAAAAATGGAACTGTTGAGAATGGTCCATGATCTTGAGAACCAGCTCCAAAAAACTCGTCTGTCAAAAGGAAAAGCTTCCAATAGAAGGTTTCATACCGAAGATATGCATGCCCCGTTGTACTCTGATCAGTTCCAACCCGATGCTGATGCAAGCCACCGTCGTCAATGTCCTATAAGATGCAGCCAAGGGCAAGGATTTTCATCTAAAATCCCGAGAATACCTTTCTCTGGAGAGGCTGTGCATTATAGACACCGAGGCGATTGCCTGTGCCTGCACTGCTCGCCCCAGGTGTGGCATTGCTCGTCACAACTTCCTTTGGGTTCCGTTTGCTGCAACAAAAGTCACCTCGCAGCCTGCACTAACCATAACTATGTCAATGCCATCCATTCGAGCTCACAAAGTCCCCAGCATTACCCGAGCCCTAAGTGGTGCCATGAACCGAAATCGAGTGATCAGACTCATCAGAGGCAGAAAGATCATGAGCTGAGGAAATTGCATTTAGGGGAAAGGTATGGTAAAATGCGTCATGTCCTCCCATTTGCAGGCGGGGCGCCAATAGTTGCTTGCCATCACTGCTCGGAGTTATTACAACTGCCTGCAGATTTCGGTCTCTTCAAAAGGAGATGCTATCAGCTAAGGTGTAACGCATGCTTGAAGATTCTCACATTTGATCTTCAAAACAGAACACATATCGCCCCAAACGCTATCACTGACGATCTTTTATCAGAGAACGACTCCGTTTATGACATGGCCGAGCAGCCTGCTACTTTAGCCCCTCCGCCTAGCGAGGTTGGTGAATCCAGTGATCTCCACGAGAGAGCTCCTCCCCAACGCTGCCCCCACGCTGAATCTCTGTCATATTCTGACGATTTGGGGCCATCTTTCTGCAGGAGTTGCTCAACTGAAGTGGAGCCTTCATCAGTCCCTCGTGGAAGAACCACCTTCAACAGGAAGGTCTCATCCGCTAGCTCCATGGAAGACCGGAAAATGAAGTCTGTCATGAGAGAATCCCAAGGCAAACCAGCGAAGAATTCCTGGGAACACGCTGAATCAGCAGCAGGGCCTTCCAATTGGGGCATTTCGTCATCAGAAATCGAGGAAGTACACCCCAATGCAGGCTCCCCGCTTCATCGTCTCATGGGATATTCCACAATAAGTCAAGTGCTCAAATAGCTTATCCATTCAAGAACTCAGAAGCCATAATCACACTGATACAGTGATACATATGAAAGTCTGGATTCTGGACCAGAACCATGGATCTTGAAATCAAGAAATTCAATGCCTGATTGACTGACTATATACCGATATGAGTTACTACAAACAGAGTTCTTTCAGATTATTAGATTTCTTTTTCTGCTGTCCATTTCTCTACAGATTAAGCTGCATTGCAGTAGTGTAAAGTCAATTGGTTTCACTTGTATTACAGTGAAATTTTCAATATGGTTTCTTTGTATTTGTAATTATCtttattgtgtgtatatatatatataatcataatattTGAAATATGTTGTCATCTTAGTCAACTCCATGCTTGGTATAGTGACTTCAATCCTTTGAATATTTAGGacgtgtttggtttgcacaatGGAATTAGAATCGGAATGTGAATCAAATacggtaatgagttttggtaaaaatattttacatatttgataataatgtggaattagaatgattattaatattgatgtttgattattatgattctataatgggaataaatttaatataacaacattcaaagcaccaatatgaacaaaaaagaGATTTTTCGGCTCTCGGGTTAAATTCAGGGACAAAAAAGTAATTTCGCATTGCAATATTCAGCCCATAATCAACagatttttgttaaatatttttaaaaatctttatcAAAAGACAGTCATACCCTTAAATAAACTTTCTATTTACAAATCCAGCCCGATTCAACAATGGAGGTAAACACTGAGAGACAGTCGGTTCAGGGATTACCTTTAAATTTCAGAGACACTCGTCGGAGAAGACGACGTTGGTCGTGAGGTCTTCGAGGATTTTCGCCGTCACAAAATTAGTCCTACGTGGCCTGACACGGAAGCAAACCGTCTTTTAGGTTTGGTTTCGCACTTCGTTTGCAGTGGAAGCTCAATTCGGCGCGCAATACAAATTTCATTCCTTTCTAGGGATTCAGGTTGGTCAATGCGCTCCGCTATGACGTTTCTGAGTTTCCTTTCACACATTTATGGGTGTAATTGTGGTAGTAGAGCTTAGAAATTTATCAGTTTTCGACAATTCAGTTAATTTTGGTTATCGCATTGTATATTTATTGCATTTTACATACGGAGGACTAGAATTTGGTTTTGTGTGTAGTGATGGGCCGAAAGAAGCAACTTCGGCCGCATCGTTCTGTAGGAATTCGCGGAAAGCAAGCCCCCGGCGCGGAATTATGTGATAATAATGATGCTAGAGCAGAAAAAGACAAGCTTGTAGAAGTTGATGAACCCTTTTTCGTTGAGGTTGATCGGTCTACCTGGTTGTCTGATGAACATATGGACATTTCAGAGATTGTTTTGTCGGATTTGAGCATAAAAGAGGAGTTTTATGGTTATAGATTGAGTGATGAGCTTTATGGGGATTCGAGGTATTTATTGAGGTTTAGATTGGATGGAGTAAGCCAGCATCTTAGTAGAATTAAGTTAGGGCATTGGCCTGTTTTATCTGCTAGTAGTATAGTTGTGGAACTTGTTGCAAAGCATGTGAAAGAGGGTGGTGAAGAACATGTTGTAATGGTTTCGGGGAATCTCGATGGACCTGATGAAGGGGTCTCTGGGCTTGTTCACTTGGCTAGTTTGAAGTTATTGACATTGAGGCCAGCAATGGCAGTTACCTTCCTTGAAGGTTTATTGTCTTTTAGGATTAGGTTGGAGATTTTAAGAGCTGCATTTGAAGCATGTGAAACTCTTCTTGATAATACAAGACAGCTTTGGAAGAAGAGTATGATAAGCGTCATGGCGTGGCTGCGCCCAGAAGTTACAACTTCAGAGGCTAGATATGGATATAACGTGATAGGGGACAAGGATACTGGTTTGGGCACAGATGAGAATTCATCTGCTTCAAGGAAATGTGCTAAGCTTGATGTTGTTAGTTTCTATGAAGCCATTAAGCCATCAAAGTAAGTAATGATACAACTGATTTCTTTTTGTGAACAAAATTGCTATTGCTGTTCCATTcttcattattttcttaataTCTGTTCTACATTATGCAGGGAAGACCCTATGTTGGATGACCCTCTACCTAATTTGGTTCCTGAGCTTAGACCATATCAGCGCCGTGCAGTTTATTGGATGGTACAGCGGGAGAAAGGCGCTTCTGAGCATTCTGAACCTAGCAAAATAAATCCTTTGATTTCCCCTCTATGCATGCCATTGAGTTTAATTGACAAATCTGCTGCTGTATACTACAATCCATTTAGGTATGCTTTCTTGTCCTCACATTACAAATTCATGACTATGGCAGTTGGCTTGGCATGACAGTTACCATCCTCGATGCATCTAATACAGATTACTTGGCGCAGCTAATTACATTATCATACTTTCATTCCATGCCTTATTTTGGACCTAAGCATCCATTTATTCTCAATTTTTACGCTAAAAAACCAGCAGATGTATGTATTTGATGTTCTGTAAAatttttctgtgatctctctcTTCAACAAATCATGTCTTCTTTATAGCTCTTTCCCATAGACAAGAGAAGGATGCCTCTAACAAtctattctttttattatttatttatttatttatttttgtatgtgATTTTCAGTGGAAATGTATCCCTTCATCCAGACAGTTCCTTCTGCTACGTTTCTGGCGGAATTCTAGCTGGTAAGTCAAATCATTGAATTTTCTTTGGCTGTCATAAGTGGCTAAAATGAAGTTTGATACATGTAAGGAGCACAATACATTTATTCCCATGATATTTGCAAGCAAATtcttttttaaacaataaaatttcctGTGACTGACTGTAATATAGGTATTGATCATCCCAGAAAAATTTTGAGTCTTGCCAAATAAGTCTGCTGTCATTGTTTCAACAATGATCAATCATGTTTTATGGCTCAAAGCTTTACTGAGCTAATAATGGGTTTCTTTGCTTGTGGTGTTATTTTCCATAACAAATTGCAGATGAGATGGGCTTGGGGAAAACTGTTGAGCTGCTTGCATGTGTCTTTGCTCACCAGGTGACTTCATCAGCAATTGGCAGTTTGTCCAATTCAACACAGCTTGAGCAGGACCAGAGAAAAAACCTTAAAAGATTGAAGCGAGCAAGGGTTGAATGTATATGTGGTTCTGTGAGTGAAAGCATCAGGTATAAGGGATTGTGGGTACAGTGTGATGTTTGTGATGCTTGGCAACATGCAGATTGCGTTGGCTATTCACCAAAAAAGCATAAAAAAATGAAAGCTTCTGAGGAAGAAATGCACAGACAGGATTCATCAGGAAAATTGAAGAATCGTGCAAAAAGAAAAGGCATTGAAGAAATAGTTGAGATGGATGGAGTTTATATCTGCAGGGCATGCTCAGAACTAATCCAAGCGACTGAAGCACCCGTTGCATCAGGTGCAACTCTTATAGTGTGCCCTACTCCTATATTGCCCCAGTGGCATGCTGAAATTATTCGGTATTCTTgctctttcctttttttttttttttttttttttttttttttttttttttNNNNNNNNNNNNNNNNNNNNNNNNNNNNNNNNNNNNNNNNNNNNNNNNNNNNttttttttttttttttttttttttttttttttttttttttttttttttttttttttttaataattcatcACCTGATGGAAGCGTATTCTCAACTATGTCTTCCGCTATGATATTTTTTCTGGCTTAGTGCTGTTATGATACATCTTTCTGGTATTATTTTTAGGCGATCCCGTACTTAACTGTTAATTTATGCAACCATATAAAGCCATGTCTATTGAGTGCTTACTTGTCTAGAGTTTTCTGCATCAGACTATCTTCTTTTTGCctttatatttgttataatcTAAGAGTGGGCCAGAGTCACTCAATTGAGCTATAATGCACAAGGTTAATGACTGAAATGTGAAGGAAAATAAATGAGTGGACAAAAATGTGTAGATTTTAAAACTGggacaaaaataggaaaagagCATTTGGGAGATGCGTTTCAGTGTTAGAAACGCATCTCCCAAATgcgtttgttattattatttttttccgcACGTTGACCACATATGCAAGTGGGACTTACGTTTCACGTATAAAATACATGAGACGCAAGTCCCACTTGTGtcccatgtaaaattaaaaaaaaaatggtcgcCGGAGAAAGCGACCaatttggtcgccttctccagcgAAGGAGGTCGCCTTCTCccgccggagaaggcgaccaaatcgccaccctttttttttttttttttttttttcaaattttacatGAGACGGAAGTGGGACTTGCGCGTCTCATGTATTTTATACGTGAAAGGCAAGTCCCACTTGCGTCTATGGTCAACATGcggaaaaaaacaataataaaaaacgCATTTGAGAGATGCGTTTCTGACACTGAAACTCATCTCCCAAATGctcttttcctatttttgtccCAGTTTAAAAATCTTCACATTTTTGTCCACTCTATTTTCCTTCCCATTTCAGTCATTAACccataatgcacatgggccaaaccacactaaaagattgaatccaacctattagctagtctaacccatggccttataaacccatatgttctctcttatttttatcaatgtgggactcttaacaatatgtttttcatttttatatgcAGCCATACAAAACCTGGTTCACTGAGGACATGCATTTATGAAGGTGTTAGAAACAGTACTTTATCAGAGACACCTTTGATGGATATAAATGAGCTTCTCAGTTCTGACATTGTCTTGACAACTTATGATGTGCTCAAAGAGGACTTGTCACATGATTCTGACAGACATGATGGTGATCGTCGCTTCTTGAGATTTGAGAAAAGGTATCCTTTAACCCTAGTTTCTACTAATTTTCTTAGTTTTCCCTGTCTTGTCTCTGGTTGCATGAAAAGGAACCATTTATAAGTAGAATTCTGTAAGTTTTTCAGTTTCCATTGGAGCTAAATTGTTCTATTTTCCAGCTTAGAGATTAGTAATGTACTTCTTCAACCAACAACTTATGTGCCTGGTGCAGATATCCAGTTATTCCTACTCTTCTCACTAGAATATTATGGTGGAGGATATGTTTAGATGAAGCTCAAATGGTGGAGAGTAATGCTGCTGCTGCAACTGAAATGGCACTAAGGCTACACACAGTTCATCGGTGGTGTATAACTGGGACACCCATACAAAGGAAACTTGATGATTTGTATGGGCTTTTGAAATTCCTGAAAGCAAGTCCATTTGATGTTTTCAGATGGTGGACTGATGTAATTTGTGATCCATACGAGGTTTGTCAGTGTCTACATTCTTAGAACGTAACTAAATATTTTGCTATGTTAGAGCTGGAAAGTTCATCATTTATTGCAGATACATTGATGAATGCCCTCAGCATTTTTGGatatcttatatttaattatactccgtatcttTTAGCTGTCTTCTAACTTCCAATCTGCCTCATTACTATTAGAAGCATGCTATTGTGTTAATCAACTTCTTGTCTATCTGGAAGATTTGTTTGATTATCATTGGAAAGCTTCAACATTTTAGAGCTTTTATTACATttctgaattttaaaaattttcatagcAGCCTTTCTCTTTAACAGTTATTAttcctcttttttctttttccccccTTTTACAGAGGGGAGATGAAGGAGCCGTGGCATTCacacacaaattttttaaaCCGCTAATGTGGCGGTCATCAAAAGGGCATGTTGCTGATGAGTTGcagcttcctcctcaagaagaaTGTGTCTCTTGGCTTTCTTTGTCACCAATTGAGAAACACTTCTATCAGAGGCAACATGAAACCTGTGTTAATGATGCCCATGAGCTTATTGCAGATCTTAAAGATAATATTCACAAGAAGAAACCACAAGGTTTGTTGATTATTGATGATCATCTATTTTTCTGCTAAGGGTTTGAACAAAAACTTTTGTGATTGTTTTAAATCATTCTTAGATTCCAATGACTCTTTATCTGGTGTTGTTATCACCAATATGGATGCTGCAAAGCTGTTCAACTCACTTTTGAAGCTCCGACAAGCCTGCTGTCATCCACAAGTGGGAAGTTCTGGGCTGCGCTCTCTACAACAGTCTCCCATGACCATGGAAGAGATTCTGTCGGTATGTCCTTCTGTCGGGTCACATAGCTCTGAATTTCTTCAAAAGATAAAAGCCTGCTATATGTGTATTTAAAGATGACTTCTTTTGTGTAGGTTCTTGTAGGTAAGACCAAggtagaaggagaagaagagctCAGGAAAGTAGTTGTTGCCTTAAATGCACTTGCTGGTATAGCTATTATTGAGAAAAATATTCCCCAAGCTATATCACTATACAAAGAAGCACTGGCTTTAACTGAAGAGCATTCTGAAGATTTCCGCTTGGACCCTTTGTTAAACATTCACATACATCATAATCTTGCTGAGATACTACCACAAAATTCTGATGGCTTGGAAACGGTTCAATCTGCTCCTGGAAGCTCTAAAGAGAATTCCTTCATGACAGAGGGTGTTGATGACGACATTCAAAGTTCATTAAAAAGTGAAACAAGAAGCATGGAGGCTGCAAATTTTACCATTAAGGACTTGTACAATCCAGTGGTTGACTCAGCAACAAATTATTCTGGAGACGGAAGTTCTGATGTGGAACCTGAGAAGCAACGTCTGAGAACATCATGTGAAATTTTAAAGCAAAGGTACTTGTCTGTGTTTAATTCGAAGTTGTACATGGCTCAACAAGAGTTCAGGAAGTCATTTGAGCAGGTACTTCATACCAATATTTTAAAGTATTGCCTTGTAAAACCCTTTCTTATGCCATAAGCAATTTTCTTTGATGTTTCCTTTGAAGGTTTGCAATGCATTTACTGATAGAAAAAATCAGCATACAGCTTGGTGGTTAGAATCCCTACACCATATTGAGCAAAACAAGGACTTGTCGAGTGAGTTGATCCGGAAAATAGGAGAAGCTGTTTCTGGGACCATGAACACTAATAGGGCATCAAGGATTGCCTCCTGGTTAGTGATTGATGTTGTTCTTGTATATTAGTTTTATTGTTTCTGGAGTCAATGGTAATTACTGCCTGATTACCAGATGTTTAGAAAGACAAATAGTAGTGCTCTCCTCTTTGGTTGAGATGGAGAGCTACACTTCAAATTCTTTTTGGTGCATCGGGTCTGTATTTTAATTGTGTTAACATTGATTGTCTCCTCAATATATTTTACGACATCCTAAAATAAAAGGATAATTTCCAGAACACTTCTCTCATGGCATATAAGACTCTGCCATGGATCTAAAACAACCACCATGGATTACTTCTATGCCAAGTTGACATAAGGGCCAATTTCCTAATGCTAATGATTAAGGTTGAAAAGAAATTGACTTAAGGCATAAATCAAAGAATTGTtgcttattttcaaaaaaaaaaaaaaaaaaaaagcaacatGCCCTTTTGATGACCGCCACATTAGCGgttttaaaaatttgtgtgtgAATGCCACNNNNNNNNNNNNNNNNNNNNNNNNNGTTAAATGGAAAACCAGTTTGAAAATAACACCTGAAATAAGTCGTCAAGTTCACAGTGAACACACATGGGACCTTCAGTATTAGCATAACACTTTGGACAGTATCTCACACGTTCTATGTCCTCCTTCCTGGGATTGCCCATTGTTTGGTCAATTTCCAAAAGTCTATCAAGTAAAGTTTTCCTAGAACCTTCCAATGAATCTAAACCAGTCTGAATAAAATACTTCAGAGCAGTTATGCTGCGGAAGCTGCACCAAACAATACAAGAAACTTAAGCAACAATTCTGATGAGTTGcagcttcctcctcaagaagaaTGTGTCTCTTGGCTTTCTTTGTCACCAATTGAGAAACACTTCTATCAGAGGCAACATGAAACCTGTGTTAATGATGCCCATGAGCTTATTGCAGATCTTAAAGATAATATTCACAAGAAGAAACCACAAGGTTTGTTGATTATTGATGATCATCTATTTTTCTGCTAAGGGTTTGAACAAAAACTTTTGTGATTGTTTTAAATCATTCTTAGATTCCAATGACTCTTTATCTGGTGTTGTTATCACCAATATGGATGCTGCAAAGCTGTTCAACTCACTTTTGAAGCTCCGACAAGCCTGCTGTCATCCACAAGTGGGAAGTTCTGGGCTGCGCTCTCTACAACAGTCTCCCATGACCATGGAAGAGATTCTGTCGGTATGTCCTTCTGTCGGGTCACATAGCTCTGAATTTCTTCAAAAGATAAAAGCCTGCTATATGTGTATTTAAAGATGACTTCTTTTGTGTAGGTTCTTGTAGGTAAGACCAAggtagaaggagaagaagagctCAGGAAAGTAGTTGTTGCCTTAAATGCACTTGCTGGTATAGCTATTATTGAGAAAAATATTCCCCAAGCTATATCACTATACAAAGAAGCACTGGCTTTAACTGAAGAGCATTCTGAAGATTTCCGCTTGGACCCTTTGTTAAACATTCACATACATCATAATCTTGCTGAGATACTACCACAAAATTCTGATGGCTTGGAAACGGTTCAATCTGCTCCTGGAAGCTCTAAAGAGAATTCCTTCATGACAGAGGGTGTTGATGACGACATTCAAAGTTCATTAAAAAGTGAAACAAGAAGCATGGAGGCTGCAAATTTTACCATTAAGGACTTGTACAATCCAGTGGTTGACTCAGCAACAAATTATTCTGGAGACGGAAGTTCTGATGTGGAACCTGAGAAGCAACGTCTGAGAACATCATGTGAAATTTTAAAGCAAAGGTACTTGTCTGTGTTTAATTCGAAGTTGTACATGGCTCAACAAGAGTTCAGGAAGTCATTTGA of Ipomoea triloba cultivar NCNSP0323 chromosome 3, ASM357664v1 contains these proteins:
- the LOC116012588 gene encoding E3 ubiquitin-protein ligase SHPRH isoform X1 is translated as MGRKKQLRPHRSVGIRGKQAPGAELCDNNDARAEKDKLVEVDEPFFVEVDRSTWLSDEHMDISEIVLSDLSIKEEFYGYRLSDELYGDSRYLLRFRLDGVSQHLSRIKLGHWPVLSASSIVVELVAKHVKEGGEEHVVMVSGNLDGPDEGVSGLVHLASLKLLTLRPAMAVTFLEGLLSFRIRLEILRAAFEACETLLDNTRQLWKKSMISVMAWLRPEVTTSEARYGYNVIGDKDTGLGTDENSSASRKCAKLDVVSFYEAIKPSKEDPMLDDPLPNLVPELRPYQRRAVYWMVQREKGASEHSEPSKINPLISPLCMPLSLIDKSAAVYYNPFSGNVSLHPDSSFCYVSGGILADEMGLGKTVELLACVFAHQVTSSAIGSLSNSTQLEQDQRKNLKRLKRARVECICGSVSESIRYKGLWVQCDVCDAWQHADCVGYSPKKHKKMKASEEEMHRQDSSGKLKNRAKRKGIEEIVEMDGVYICRACSELIQATEAPVASGATLIVCPTPILPQWHAEIIRHTKPGSLRTCIYEGVRNSTLSETPLMDINELLSSDIVLTTYDVLKEDLSHDSDRHDGDRRFLRFEKRYPVIPTLLTRILWWRICLDEAQMVESNAAAATEMALRLHTVHRWCITGTPIQRKLDDLYGLLKFLKASPFDVFRWWTDVICDPYERGDEGAVAFTHKFFKPLMWRSSKGHVADELQLPPQEECVSWLSLSPIEKHFYQRQHETCVNDAHELIADLKDNIHKKKPQDSNDSLSGVVITNMDAAKLFNSLLKLRQACCHPQVGSSGLRSLQQSPMTMEEILSVLVGKTKVEGEEELRKVVVALNALAGIAIIEKNIPQAISLYKEALALTEEHSEDFRLDPLLNIHIHHNLAEILPQNSDGLETVQSAPGSSKENSFMTEGVDDDIQSSLKSETRSMEAANFTIKDLYNPVVDSATNYSGDGSSDVEPEKQRLRTSCEILKQRYLSVFNSKLYMAQQEFRKSFEQVCNAFTDRKNQHTAWWLESLHHIEQNKDLSSELIRKIGEAVSGTMNTNRASRIASCFRSITALKYFIQTGLDSLEGSRKTLLDRLLEIDQTMGNPRKEDIERVRYCPKCYANTEGPMCVHCELDDLFQAHEASLFRLNKGKYGEAITSAEEAVNLQKKMSALNRFYSTLSQSNKNPTSLTLENEDNGSKRDTGERVMVSKSPSDLEVVLGIIKSNSRGLLDREGMSVATKQLLLLEAMRKEYPQARYLSIAQAQVLRAYDEISMATSRLRLREDENDKSIDALDLGELDVASAEFSSEKFLALSSLSRVKGQLRYLKGLVQSKQKQQAGSTHDTTSTQAMVTSRTSEENQNGSFTKAEEDACPICHEKLNSQKMVFQCGHVICCKCLFALTEQRSGHLGKPVTSWVMCPTCRQHTDYRNIAYAVDREHKSDEIPFDISENSEASITVQGSYSTKVEAVTRRILWINSKNSTAKVLVFSSWNDVLDVLAHAFAANDISYIRMKGGRKAHAAINHFRGQNSNSIGRGRSEDRQPETKPVQVLLILIQHGANGLNLLEAEHVILVEPLLNPAAEAQAISRVHRIGQAKKTLVHRFIVKDTVEESIYKLNKSRTADSFVSGNRKNQDQPVLTLKDIESLFRVDQNPSSGSLMHLPPSVAAALAAERRLAENTTSS
- the LOC116012588 gene encoding E3 ubiquitin-protein ligase SHPRH isoform X2; translation: MGRKKQLRPHRSVGIRGKQAPGAELCDNNDARAEKDKLVEVDEPFFVEVDRSTWLSDEHMDISEIVLSDLSIKEEFYGYRLSDELYGDSRYLLRFRLDGVSQHLSRIKLGHWPVLSASSIVVELVAKHVKEGGEEHVVMVSGNLDGPDEGVSGLVHLASLKLLTLRPAMAVTFLEGLLSFRIRLEILRAAFEACETLLDNTRQLWKKSMISVMAWLRPEVTTSEARYGYNVIGDKDTGLGTDENSSASRKCAKLDVVSFYEAIKPSKEDPMLDDPLPNLVPELRPYQRRAVYWMVQREKGASEHSEPSKINPLISPLCMPLSLIDKSAAVYYNPFSGNVSLHPDSSFCYVSGGILADEMGLGKTVELLACVFAHQVTSSAIGSLSNSTQLEQDQRKNLKRLKRARVECICGSVSESIRYKGLWVQCDVCDAWQHADCVGYSPKKHKKMKASEEEMHRQDSSGKLKNRAKRKGIEEIVEMDGVYICRACSELIQATEAPVASGATLIVCPTPILPQWHAEIIRHTKPGSLRTCIYEGVRNSTLSETPLMDINELLSSDIVLTTYDVLKEDLSHDSDRHDGDRRFLRFEKRYPVIPTLLTRILWWRICLDEAQMVESNAAAATEMALRLHTVHRWCITGTPIQRKLDDLYGLLKFLKASPFDVFRWWTDVICDPYERGDEGAVAFTHKFFKPLMWRSSKGHVADELQLPPQEECVSWLSLSPIEKHFYQRQHETCVNDAHELIADLKDNIHKKKPQDSNDSLSGVVITNMDAAKLFNSLLKLRQACCHPQVGSSGLRSLQQSPMTMEEILSVLVGKTKVEGEEELRKVVVALNALAGIAIIEKNIPQAISLYKEALALTEEHSEDFRLDPLLNIHIHHNLAEILPQNSDGLETVQSAPGSSKENSFMTEGVDDDIQSSLKSETRSMEAANFTIKDLYNPVVDSATNYSGDGSSDVEPEKQRLRTSCEILKQRYLSVFNSKLYMAQQEFRKSFEQVCNAFTDRKNQHTAWWLESLHHIEQNKDLSSELIRKIGEAVSGTMNTNRASRIASCFRSITALKYFIQTGLDSLEGSRKTLLDRLLEIDQTMGNPRKEDIERVRYCPKCYANTEGPMCVHCELDDLFQAHEASLFRLNKGKYGEAITSAEEAVNLQKKMSALNRFYSTLSQSNKNPTSLTLENEDNGSKRDTGERVMVSKSPSDLEVVLGIIKSNSRGLLDREGMSVATKQLLLLEAMRKEYPQARYLSIAQAQVLRAYDEISMATSRLRLREDENDKSIDALDLGELDVASAEFSSEKFLALSSLSRVKGQLRYLKGLVQSKQKQQAGSTHDTTSTQAMVTSRTSEENQNGSFTKAEEDACPICHEKLNSQKMVFQCGHVICCKCLFALTEQRSGHLGKPVTSWVMCPTCRQHTDYRNIAYAVDREHKSDEIPFDISENSEASITVQGSYSTKVEAVTRRILWINSKNSTAKVLVFSSWNDVLDVLAHAFAANDISYIRMKGGRKAHAAINHFRGQNSNSIGRGRSEDRQPETKPVQVLLILIQHGANGLNLLEAEHVILVEPLLNPAAEAQAISRVHRIGQAKKTLVHRFIVKDTVEESIYKLNKSRTADSFVSGNRKNQDQPVLTLKDIESLFRVDQNPSSGSLMHLPPSVAAALAAERRLAENTTSS